In Paenibacillus sonchi, the genomic stretch GCGATGAAACTTCCGTAGCGGTGGTGAAGGACGGCTGTGAGGTGCTTTCGAACATGATCTCCAGCCAGATCGAAACCCATCGCGCGTTCGGTGGTGTTGTGCCTGAAGTGGCATCCCGCAAGCATGTAGAAGTGATTACACTGGTGATAGAGCAAGCGCTTGAAGCGGCAGGCGTTCAGCCTGAACAGCTGACGGCAGTTGCGGTTACGCAGGGGCCCGGGCTCGTCGGAGCGCTGCTGGTCGGTGTTGTAGCTGCCAAAAGCCTGTCGCTTGCCTGGGGCAAGCCCCTGATTGGCACGCATCATATTGCCGGTCATATTTATGCCAACCGGCTGGTTAAGGAGCTGCAGTATCCCAACATGACGCTGGTTGTATCCGGCGGGCATACAGAGCTGGTCAGCATGGAACGGGAGGGCAAGTTCCGGATTATCGGCCGAACCCGCGATGACGCTGTGGGCGAAGCCTATGACAAGGTTGCGCGGGCGCTCGGGTTCCCTTATCCGGGCGGCCCCCATGTGGACCGGCTGGCCCGCGAGGCCGAGGAAGCGGTGCCGCTTCCCCGCGTCTGGCTGGAGCCGGATTCTTATGATTTCAGCTTCAGCGGCCTGAAGTCGGCCGTGCTCAATGTGGTCAACCAGAGCAAGATGAAGGGCCTTGCGCCGGATGTGGCCGGAATAGCCCGCGGCTTCCAGGAGTCGGTTGTCGAGGTGCTGGTGGAGAAGGCGGTCCGTGCTGTAAAAGCCACCCAAGCCAAGCAGCTTCTGCTCAGCGGAGGCGTAGCGGCCAACAAGGGCCTGCGCGAGGCGCTGACCGCCCGCTGCGAGGCGGAGGGCATTGAGCTGATCATTCCGCCTCCGGTATTCTGCACCGACAATGCGGCCATGATCGGTGCGGCCGCTTACGTGAAATGGCGCCATGACGGCAGCACACCGCTGGATATGGTCGCTGATCCGGGGTTCTCGCTGGAAAATTGGTCAGTGGAAACCTATTGACAGCTTTTGGAGATGGCGGGTATAATC encodes the following:
- the tsaD gene encoding tRNA (adenosine(37)-N6)-threonylcarbamoyltransferase complex transferase subunit TsaD translates to MKTETGEVQPVLILAIETSCDETSVAVVKDGCEVLSNMISSQIETHRAFGGVVPEVASRKHVEVITLVIEQALEAAGVQPEQLTAVAVTQGPGLVGALLVGVVAAKSLSLAWGKPLIGTHHIAGHIYANRLVKELQYPNMTLVVSGGHTELVSMEREGKFRIIGRTRDDAVGEAYDKVARALGFPYPGGPHVDRLAREAEEAVPLPRVWLEPDSYDFSFSGLKSAVLNVVNQSKMKGLAPDVAGIARGFQESVVEVLVEKAVRAVKATQAKQLLLSGGVAANKGLREALTARCEAEGIELIIPPPVFCTDNAAMIGAAAYVKWRHDGSTPLDMVADPGFSLENWSVETY